The following proteins are encoded in a genomic region of Necator americanus strain Aroian chromosome II, whole genome shotgun sequence:
- a CDS encoding hypothetical protein (NECATOR_CHRII.G8634.T1), which yields MNMADIRLSDGILGSYYASWKVFSTALLDWNFVRRVLREIFEHNHETRLCNSTENTKHQEQAAMFP from the exons ATGAATATGGCTGACATTCGTCTTTCAG ATGGGATCCTCGGCAGTTATTATGCGTCTTGGAAGGTCTTTTCTACAGCTCTACTAGATTGGAATTTTGTACGACGCGTTcttagagaaatttttgaacacaACCATGAAACGAG ACTGTGCAATTCTACGGAAAATACCAAACATCAAGAACAGGCCGCAATGTTCCCCTGA
- a CDS encoding hypothetical protein (NECATOR_CHRII.G8635.T1), which produces MKVLLIFTICFVFAIRSQKRPICELPIKPGPCSASIPRYAFSPKEGKCVEFTFGGCHGNFNNFVTEKTCVETCVGKP; this is translated from the exons ATGAAAGTGCTGTTGATTTTCACCATTTGCTTCGTTTTCG CAATCCGATCACAAAAACGTCCTATTTGTGAGCTGCCCATCAAGCCTGGACCTTGTTCGGCCTCTATTCCTCG CTACGCCTTCTccccaaaagaaggaaaatgcgTGGAGTTCACTTTTGGAGGTTGTCACGGGAACTTCAACAACTTCGTCACAGAAAAAACATGCGTAGAAACATGTGTAGGAAAGCCTTGA
- a CDS encoding hypothetical protein (NECATOR_CHRII.G8636.T2): MLDPVWCHSSLPNPRKIDVWETFLIPTRQSRSFHTLQDLYSSCRAKMKPILKWAILVSAIVGILAVTALVLALTLTGKGGDEAPNARTMYFAMNLDGTLFSRKFLEFNKKDCSPQKDLDTTRDAISAMKDMDLLYSFILFAEDAKVTSPVSWKEAVAQLGTLDVNTQASTFKQAPAIREFIKRKGENDLLVYYIPCGFDYRKDDDLNDFVNEMKKAGIEEKILIVSSVQPIDVVSDLYKVTSRNAAGKDDKNIINRISEFGNAGTTSVTGFKDETTSSATIPTTTPSPTTSKIIQETTKLSTTARRTRPTRRIPSTSKPRTTTESISTKEPEDDTTMKSTTTTTEENGTTNAATSTTESVTNSTTETSPTVETVTTTSENPTANPVTSTTGPVTSTTAQTSSSGATVTLEEDVTTILPKSSTESVTDSTTQTSLTVETVTTTSENPTTNPVTSTTGPVTSSTAEISSSGATVTPEKDSTTDFSTSSTESQTDSTAQTSPTVQTVPPTEGNASTSSVTSTTESVTNSTAQTSSSGATVTKENVISTDTKTSEIPVTNAATGVTSAEI, translated from the exons ATGCTGGATCCAGTGTGGtgccactcatctctccctaatcctCGTAAAATCGACGTGTGGGAAACgtttttaattcctacgag GCAATCTCGATCTTTCCACACCCTCCAGGACCTATATTCGTCAtgcagag ctaaaaTGAAGCCGATTTTGAAGTGGGCTATCCTAGTCTCAGCTATCGTTGGAATTCTGGCGGTCACAGCTCTCGTTTTAGCTTTAACTTTGACGGGTAAAGGAGGAGATGAGG CACCAAATGCACGCACCATGTATTTTGCAATGAATCTCGATGGCACACTGTTTTCAAGGAAGTTCTTGGAGTTTAATAAGAAGGATTGTAGTCCACAAAAG GATCTGGACACTACTCGTGACGCGATTTCTGCGATGAAAGACATGGATTTACTGTACAGTTTCATCCTTTTCGCTGAGGATGCGAAAGTTACATCTCCGGTAAGCTGGAAGGAAGCTGTTGCTCAACTGGGAACGTTAGATGTAAATACACAAGCGTCAACGTTTAAACAAGCCCC agCTATAAGAGAATTTATAAAGAGGAAAGGGGAGAACGATCTTCTAGTCTATTACATTCCATGTGGCTTTGATTACAG GAAAGATGACGATTTGAATGATTTTGTGAACGAGATGAAGAAGGCTGGTATTGAAGAGAAGATTCTAATTGTATCAAGCGTACAACCTATTGATGTCGTTAGTGATCTTTACAAGGTAACAAGCAGAAATGCAGCCGGAAAGGATGACAAGAATATTATCAACCGTATATCCGAATTCG gCAACGCTGGCACGACGTCCGTCACCGGTTTCAAAGATGAAACGACATCTTCCGCTACAATACCAACGACGACACCAAGCCCTACCACTTCTAAAATAATCCAAGAAACCACTAAATTATCAACAACTGCGAGAAGAACAAGACCAACCAGACGTATCCCTTCTACGTCTAAGCCTAGGACTACTACAGAGTCGATTTCCACGAAAGAACCAGAAGATGATACTACAATGAAAAGTACTACGACAACAACGGAGGAGAATGGTACCACCAATGCTGCGACTTCTACAACAGAATCAGTGACAAATTCCACCACAGAGACTTCTCCAACCGTTGAAACGGTCACGACAACGAGTGAGAATCCAACTGCCAATCCTGTAACTTCTACAACAGGACCAGTGACCAGTACCACCGCACAAACTTCTTCAAGTGGTGCAACAGTAACACTGGAAGAGGATGTTACAACCATTCTTCCGAAATCTTCTACCGAGTCAGTGACAGACTCCACCACTCAGACTTCTTTAACCGTTGAAACGGTCACGACAACGAGTGAGAATCCAACTACCAATCCTGTAACTTCTACAACAGGACCAGTGACCAGTTCCACcgcagaaatttcttcaagcGGTGCAACAGTGACACCAGAAAAGGATTCAACAACCGACTTTTCGACTTCTTCTACAGAATCACAAACAGATTCCACCGCACAGACTTCTCCAACCGTTCAAACAGTACCGCCAACGGAAGGTAATGCTTCAACCAGCTCTGTGACCTCGACCACAGAATCAGTGACAAATTCCACCGCACAAACTTCTTCAAGCGGTGCAACAGTAACGAAAGAAAACGTTATCAGCACCGATACCAAGACATCTGAAATACCCGTCACAAATGCAGCTACAGGTGTCACATCTGCAGAAATCtaa
- a CDS encoding hypothetical protein (NECATOR_CHRII.G8636.T1), with amino-acid sequence MDDPDDNPRDYTLTYIYATSTKMKPILKWAILVSAIVGILAVTALVLALTLTGKGGDEAPNARTMYFAMNLDGTLFSRKFLEFNKKDCSPQKDLDTTRDAISAMKDMDLLYSFILFAEDAKVTSPVSWKEAVAQLGTLDVNTQASTFKQAPAIREFIKRKGENDLLVYYIPCGFDYRKDDDLNDFVNEMKKAGIEEKILIVSSVQPIDVVSDLYKVTSRNAAGKDDKNIINRISEFGNAGTTSVTGFKDETTSSATIPTTTPSPTTSKIIQETTKLSTTARRTRPTRRIPSTSKPRTTTESISTKEPEDDTTMKSTTTTTEENGTTNAATSTTESVTNSTTETSPTVETVTTTSENPTANPVTSTTGPVTSTTAQTSSSGATVTLEEDVTTILPKSSTESVTDSTTQTSLTVETVTTTSENPTTNPVTSTTGPVTSSTAEISSSGATVTPEKDSTTDFSTSSTESQTDSTAQTSPTVQTVPPTEGNASTSSVTSTTESVTNSTAQTSSSGATVTKENVISTDTKTSEIPVTNAATGVTSAEI; translated from the exons ATGGATGATCCTGATGACAACCCTCGGGACTACACCCTGACATACATCTATGCGACAtcta ctaaaaTGAAGCCGATTTTGAAGTGGGCTATCCTAGTCTCAGCTATCGTTGGAATTCTGGCGGTCACAGCTCTCGTTTTAGCTTTAACTTTGACGGGTAAAGGAGGAGATGAGG CACCAAATGCACGCACCATGTATTTTGCAATGAATCTCGATGGCACACTGTTTTCAAGGAAGTTCTTGGAGTTTAATAAGAAGGATTGTAGTCCACAAAAG GATCTGGACACTACTCGTGACGCGATTTCTGCGATGAAAGACATGGATTTACTGTACAGTTTCATCCTTTTCGCTGAGGATGCGAAAGTTACATCTCCGGTAAGCTGGAAGGAAGCTGTTGCTCAACTGGGAACGTTAGATGTAAATACACAAGCGTCAACGTTTAAACAAGCCCC agCTATAAGAGAATTTATAAAGAGGAAAGGGGAGAACGATCTTCTAGTCTATTACATTCCATGTGGCTTTGATTACAG GAAAGATGACGATTTGAATGATTTTGTGAACGAGATGAAGAAGGCTGGTATTGAAGAGAAGATTCTAATTGTATCAAGCGTACAACCTATTGATGTCGTTAGTGATCTTTACAAGGTAACAAGCAGAAATGCAGCCGGAAAGGATGACAAGAATATTATCAACCGTATATCCGAATTCG gCAACGCTGGCACGACGTCCGTCACCGGTTTCAAAGATGAAACGACATCTTCCGCTACAATACCAACGACGACACCAAGCCCTACCACTTCTAAAATAATCCAAGAAACCACTAAATTATCAACAACTGCGAGAAGAACAAGACCAACCAGACGTATCCCTTCTACGTCTAAGCCTAGGACTACTACAGAGTCGATTTCCACGAAAGAACCAGAAGATGATACTACAATGAAAAGTACTACGACAACAACGGAGGAGAATGGTACCACCAATGCTGCGACTTCTACAACAGAATCAGTGACAAATTCCACCACAGAGACTTCTCCAACCGTTGAAACGGTCACGACAACGAGTGAGAATCCAACTGCCAATCCTGTAACTTCTACAACAGGACCAGTGACCAGTACCACCGCACAAACTTCTTCAAGTGGTGCAACAGTAACACTGGAAGAGGATGTTACAACCATTCTTCCGAAATCTTCTACCGAGTCAGTGACAGACTCCACCACTCAGACTTCTTTAACCGTTGAAACGGTCACGACAACGAGTGAGAATCCAACTACCAATCCTGTAACTTCTACAACAGGACCAGTGACCAGTTCCACcgcagaaatttcttcaagcGGTGCAACAGTGACACCAGAAAAGGATTCAACAACCGACTTTTCGACTTCTTCTACAGAATCACAAACAGATTCCACCGCACAGACTTCTCCAACCGTTCAAACAGTACCGCCAACGGAAGGTAATGCTTCAACCAGCTCTGTGACCTCGACCACAGAATCAGTGACAAATTCCACCGCACAAACTTCTTCAAGCGGTGCAACAGTAACGAAAGAAAACGTTATCAGCACCGATACCAAGACATCTGAAATACCCGTCACAAATGCAGCTACAGGTGTCACATCTGCAGAAATCtaa
- a CDS encoding hypothetical protein (NECATOR_CHRII.G8637.T1), whose translation MMYGSETWAAPSTVMGRLNCTERKLIRRLLGYSWPRICHNEDLYAEIDVVYWRMAPGRHQHLAPPSKVAKVNRLRFFGHILRRSTDRLVQRILRSSSGSSWKKPPGRKRKFWTEVVKEDLRTLAADRQFRRDVVFRRIWNSDEWIDSLQALAEDRECWAELCSRTAHLGEDAGNRVRR comes from the coding sequence atgatgtacggatcggagacttgggcagcaccgtcaACGGTTATGGGGAGGCTtaactgcacggaacgaaagctgattagacggctacttggctactctTGGCCTAGgatatgccacaatgaagatctctacgcagaaattgatgtggtatactgGCGGATGGCACctggaagacatcaacatcttgcaccaccatcgaaagtggctaaggtaaatcgtcttcgcttctttggtcatatattaaggagatcgacagatcgccttgttcaacgaattctgaggagttcgtcgggttcgagctggaagaaaccacctggccgaaaacggaagttctggactgaggtggtaaaagaggacctgaggacactcgccgcggataggcagttcaggcgagacgtagtgtttcgcagaatatggaatagcgacgaatggattgattctctgcaagctctcgcagaagatcgagaatgttgggcagagctgtgttcaaggacggcacacctcggcgaagatgcgggcaatcgcgtcaggcgatga
- a CDS encoding hypothetical protein (NECATOR_CHRII.G8637.T2) has product MYGSETWAAPSTVMGRLNCTERKLIRRLLGYSWPRICHNEDLYAEIDVVYWRMAPGRHQHLAPPSKVAKVNRLRFFGHILRRSTDRLVQRILRSSSGSSWKKPPGRKRKFWTEVVKEDLRTLAADRQFRRDVVFRRIWNSDEWIDSLQALAEDRECWAELCSRTAHLGEDAGNRVRR; this is encoded by the coding sequence atgtacggatcggagacttgggcagcaccgtcaACGGTTATGGGGAGGCTtaactgcacggaacgaaagctgattagacggctacttggctactctTGGCCTAGgatatgccacaatgaagatctctacgcagaaattgatgtggtatactgGCGGATGGCACctggaagacatcaacatcttgcaccaccatcgaaagtggctaaggtaaatcgtcttcgcttctttggtcatatattaaggagatcgacagatcgccttgttcaacgaattctgaggagttcgtcgggttcgagctggaagaaaccacctggccgaaaacggaagttctggactgaggtggtaaaagaggacctgaggacactcgccgcggataggcagttcaggcgagacgtagtgtttcgcagaatatggaatagcgacgaatggattgattctctgcaagctctcgcagaagatcgagaatgttgggcagagctgtgttcaaggacggcacacctcggcgaagatgcgggcaatcgcgtcaggcgatga